One Drosophila santomea strain STO CAGO 1482 chromosome X, Prin_Dsan_1.1, whole genome shotgun sequence DNA segment encodes these proteins:
- the LOC120456672 gene encoding guanine nucleotide-releasing factor 2 isoform X13 — protein MRVLNTELRLRFKNRKPRPFNRAASADDAMDLGTGMGMGMQTGTGTGIANGTEIGQRLNGATSMNGSISSPSTPGACSSGIGVGGGGCSSSSNNSINSGSYSTACTPPPPTHHHHTQHQQLQGTPAGSSRVGGAGGAGGAGGAGGGSGVPPAPPSAGSSGHKNSLKGTKLARRARSFKDDLIEKISLMRTTNNTLGRSHSPHSPRTKHGSKAPPTTEEVQRSTQTLETHVKDISNALKHFRDVILKKKLEVLPGNGTVILETIASMYSVIQTYTLNENSAIMSCATQQVYQSLGKLIKLCDEVMLSEDSGECASLSNENVREVIDLLEDAVRNLVTLAQGKLKEQDQCAFRYGGSGLGGIGAAAEIMGAVTASPGVSVPGTGIMRVSAAESAAQRTSLPDIALTPKERDILEQHNVNPMRGSHSTESILRDTSPPPKPPLPNRASNPPPLPPKRRSQPGAPAGAAVVGCSSLTSASYAQPHNISLNLDLDCSSNISLLNYGVDRLSVRSRSPDENSQCSFDSALNHSREEEDHQQQQQQQLRSLSKMPTMMDEDMDKMVSYSFVSMREFRTSTQTTDYSIQSSTKSSSSNSEIAFSISESTAVGSSSEYQQISQSVSHSQRHISSSSSSCTTTTTSSSTTTGYGSSSSELEQQQQQQQQQQTTTPAELAPALPPKSTQRSSLTRHESPVVGDELDEALSSSGWASHRSSQSEVAELRQLSPLHHLNHHPHTASAGQLQQWHSKHHSLIEGPRLQLAGSGSCSAFDQRHLDQEPPPLPMKKKHILAYMEICSASTRSIEQHRHTMHACNISRNISHSQTMNIMPMSKELSPELEIPPALPPKNYKQRKATSMVASPTLQPIIVSTPPPSPKPALGENGSTGRPDSRMATVCEELNDAVGSEEAMPEPRSPVLDSNENVSAVDDVRTFYCHSHQLPSEMKMSEDASNADQPITTPQVLEEQEEPTAESRPLVAVHEAGKPENADDEAEVEAEAEAEAERADMLINMLEEVNITRYLILKKREEDGPEVKGGYIDALIVHASRVQKVADNAFCEAFITTFRTFIQPIDVIEKLTHRYTYFFCQVQDNKQKAAKETFALLVRVVNDLTSTDLTSQLLSLLVEFVYQLVCSGQLYLAKLLRNKFVEKVTLYKEPKVYGFVGELGGAGGGPGTGIAGSGGCSAGGGGNQPSLLDLKSLEIAEQMTLLDAELFTKIEIPEVLLFAKDQCEEKSPNLNKFTEHFNKMSYWARSKILRLQDAKEREKHVNKFIKIMKHLRKMNNYNSYLALLSALDSGPIRRLEWQKGITEEVRSFCALIDSSSSFRAYRQALAETNPPCIPYIGLILQDLTFVHVGNQDYLSKGVINFSKRWQQYNIIDNMKRFKKCAYPFRRNERIIRFFDNFKDFMGEEEMWQISEKIKPRGRRPVNY, from the exons ACGGCAGCATCAGTTCTCCATCCACGCCCGGCGCCTGTTCCAGTGGCATCGGAGTGGGCGGTggcggctgcagcagcagcagcaacaacagcatcaaCAGCGGCAGCTACTCCACCGCCTGCACTCCGCCACCACCCACGCACCACCATCACAcgcagcaccagcagctgcaggGCACGCCCGCAGGATCTAGTCGGGTgggaggagcaggtggagcaggtggagcaggtggagcaggTGGTGGAAGTGGAGTGCCACCGGCACCACCCAGTGCCGGATCCTCGGGCCACAAGAACAGTCTGAAGGGCACCAAGCTAGCACGCCGAGCGCGCTCCTTTAAAGACGACCTCATCGAGAAGATTTCCCTGATGCGCACCACCAACAATACTCTGGGTCGCTCCCATTCGCCGCACAGTCCGCGGACCAAGCACGGCTCCAAGGCACCGCCCACCACCGAGGAGGTGCAGCGATCCACCCAAACTCTGGAGACGCACGTCAAGGACATCTCGAACGCGCTCAAGCATTTCCGGGATGTCATACTCAAGAAGAAGCTGGAGGTGTTGCCCGGAAACGGAACGGTCATTCTGGAAACCATAGCCAGCATGTATTCCG TGATCCAAACGTACACCCTGAATGAAAACAGTGCCATCATGAGCTGCGCCACACAGCAGGTTTACCAGAGCCTGGGCAAGCTCATCAAGCTCTGCGACGAGGTGATGCTCTCCGAGGACAGCGGCGAGTGCGCCTCCCTGAGCAACGAGAATGTGCGGGAGGTCATTGATCTTCTGGAGGATGCTGTGCGG AATCTCGTTACGCTGGCGCAGGGCAAACTGAAGGAGCAGGATCAGTGCGCCTTTCGCTATGGTGGATCTGGTTTGGGCGGCATTGGAGCGGCGGCGGAGATCATGGGTGCGGTCACCGCCTCGCCGGGAGTGAGTGTTCCCGGCACTGGCATCATGCGCGTTTCAGCCGCCGAATCAGCTGCCCAGCGAACTTCGTTGCCGGACATTGCACTCACGCCCAAGGAACGCGACATACTGGAGCAGCACAATGTGAATCCCATGCGCGGCTCGCACAGCACCGAAAGCATCCTGCGCGACACGAGTCCACCGCCAAAGCCACCGCTACCCAATAGGGCCAGTAATCCGCCGCCGTTGCCACCCAAGAGACGCAGCCAGCCGGGCGCACCTGCTGGCGCTGCGGTGGTCGGCTGCTCATCGTTGACATCCGCCTCCTACGCCCAGCCCCATAATATCAGCCTGAACTTGGACCTGGACTGCAGTTCCAACATCTCGCTGCTGAACTATGGCGTGGATCG CCTATCTGTGCGGTCGCGGTCACCGGATGAGAATAGTCAGTGCTCCTTTGACTCGGCGTTGAATCACTCACGCGAGGAGGAGgaccaccaacagcaacagcagcagcagctgaggTCGCTCTCGAAGATGCCAACGATGATGGACGAGGACATGGACAAGATGGTCAGCTACA GTTTCGTGTCGATGCGCGAGTTTCGCACTTCCACACAGACGACGGACTACAGCATCCAGTCCTCCACGAAGTCGTCCAGCAGCAATTCGGAGATTGCGTTTAGCATCAGTGAGTCGACGGCGgtcggcagcagcagcgagtaCCAGCAGATTAGCCAGTCGGTGTCGCACAGCCAGCGTCATATATCCTCGAGCAGTAGTAGCtgcaccaccacaaccaccagcagcagcaccaccaccggctatggcagcagcagcagcgaactggagcagcagcagcaacagcagcaacagcagcagacgACGACGCCGGCCGAACTGGCGCCCGCCCTGCCGCCAAAGAGCACCCAACGGAGCAGCCTAACCCGCCACGAGTCGCCCGTTGTTGGCGATGAGCTGGACGAGGCGCTGTCCTCCTCCGGCTGGGCCAGCCACCGGAGCAGCCAGTCAGAGGTGGCCGAGCTGCGCCAACTGTCGCCGCTCCATCACCTCAATCACCATCCGCACACCGCGTCCGCCGGGCAGCTGCAGCAGTGGCACTCGAAGCACCACAGCCTGATCGAGGGACCCCGCCTCCAGCTGGCGGGGAGTGGCAGCTGCAGTGCGTTCGATCAGCGCCACTTGGACCAGGAGCCACCGCCGCTGCCCATGAAGAAGAAGCACA TTCTGGCGTACATGGAAATCTGCTCGGCGTCTACGCGATCCATTGAGCAGCACCGTCACACGATGCACGCCTGCAACATAAGTCGCAACATCTCGCACAGCCAGACCATGAA CATCATGCCCATGAGCAAGGAGCTGTCGCCGGAGCTCGAGATACCGCCTGCCCTGCCGCCAAAGAACTACAAGCAGCGCAAGGCGACAAGCATGGTGGCATCACCCACGCTGCAGCCCATCATTGTGTCCACGCCGCCGCCGAGTCCGAAGCCGGCACTGGGTGAGAATGGGTCGACGGGCAGGCCGGACAGTCGCATGGCCACCGTATGCGAAGAGCTGAACGATGCAGTGGGCAGCGAGGAAGCGATGCCAGAGCCCCGCTCGCCCGTGCTGGACAGCAATGAGAATGTGAGCGCGGTCGATGATGTACGGACGTTCTACTGTCACTCGCATCAGCTGCCCAGTGAGATGAAAATGAGCGAGGACGCGAGCAATGCCGACCAGCCGATAACCACGCCGCAAGTGCttgaggagcaggaggagccaACGGCGGAGTCCCGTCCACTGGTCGCTGTGCACGAGGCGGGTAAGCCAGAGAACGCCGACGATGAAGCGGAGGTcgaggcggaggcggaggcggaggcggagcGAGCGGATATGCTGATCAACATGCTGGAAGAGGTCAACATCACACGGTACCTGATACTCAAGAAGAGAGAGGAGGACGGGCCCGAGGTGAAAGGCGGCTACATCGACGCCCTCATCGTGCACGCCAGCCGTGTGCAGAAGGTCGCCGATAATG CATTCTGCGAGGCCTTCATCACCACCTTTCGCACCTTCATCCAGCCGATCGACGTGATCGAGAAGCTGACCCATCGCTACACATACTTCTTCTGTCAAGTGCAGGACAACAAGCAGAAGGCCGCCAAGGAGACCTTTGCGCTGCTGGTCCGAGTTGTCAACGATCTAAC GTCGACGGATCTTACCAGCCAACTGTTGAGCCTGCTGGTGGAGTTCGTCTATCAGTTGGTATGCTCTGGTCAATTGTACTTGGCCAAGTTGCTGCGCAACAAGTTCGTGGAAAAGGTGACGCTGTACAAGGAGCCCAAGGTGTATGGCTTTGTCGGTGAGTTGGGCGGAGCCGGTGGTGGCCCTGGAACGGGAATCGCTGGCAGTGGTGGATGCAGTGCAGGTGGTGGAGGAAACCAGCCTAGCCTGCTGGACCTCAAGTCGCTGGAGATTGCCGAACAGATGACGCTGCTGGATGCGGAGCTGTTCACGAAGATCGAGATACCCGAAGTATTACTATTTGCCAAAGATCAGTGCGAGGAGAAGTCGCCCAACCTTAACAAATTCACCGAGCACTTCAACAAGATGTCCTACTGGGCGCGCTCCAAAATCCTGCGACTGCAGGATGCCAAGGAGCGGGAGAAGCATGTGAACAAGTTCATCAAAATCATGAAGCATCTACGCAAGATGAACAACTACAACTCGTATCTGGCGCTGTTGTCGGCCCTCGATTCGGGCCCCATTAGAAG ATTGGAGTGGCAAAAGGGCATCACCGAGGAGGTGCGATCCTTCTGCGCCCTCATCGATTCCAGCTCCAGTTTTCGCGCCTATCGACAGGCGCTGGCCGAAACTAATCCGCCCTGCATACCCTACAT CGGCCTAATTCTGCAGGATCTAACGTTTGTGCATGTGGGCAACCAGGACTACCTGTCGAAGGGCGTCATTAACTTCTCTAAGCGCTGGCAGCAGTACAACATAATTGACAACATGAAACGTTTTAAGAAATg TGCCTATCCATTTCGACGCAACGAGCGCATTATACGCTTCTTTGATAACTTCAAGGACTTTATGGGCGAGGAGGAGATGTGGCAGATATCCGAGAAGATAAAGCCACGTGGGCGCCGCCCCGTTAACTATTAG
- the LOC120456672 gene encoding guanine nucleotide-releasing factor 2 isoform X8, with product MPQFDESFLSDCALADRWHFYSYTVKQLPPHPSPSPKPNRNPYPSSASHDDDDQHRLHHHHHNHHNHHHHNHHRLWKTQRQSWSPCDSNNNHSPSSNSNCSSSSSTCNSISATGNTLHSIKFHRRRKYKKLARLALSTPAIPLQMDVDVTVDREFDMEMDTPVPLKNAVCHGSISSPSTPGACSSGIGVGGGGCSSSSNNSINSGSYSTACTPPPPTHHHHTQHQQLQGTPAGSSRVGGAGGAGGAGGAGGGSGVPPAPPSAGSSGHKNSLKGTKLARRARSFKDDLIEKISLMRTTNNTLGRSHSPHSPRTKHGSKAPPTTEEVQRSTQTLETHVKDISNALKHFRDVILKKKLEVLPGNGTVILETIASMYSVIQTYTLNENSAIMSCATQQVYQSLGKLIKLCDEVMLSEDSGECASLSNENVREVIDLLEDAVRNLVTLAQGKLKEQDQCAFRYGGSGLGGIGAAAEIMGAVTASPGVSVPGTGIMRVSAAESAAQRTSLPDIALTPKERDILEQHNVNPMRGSHSTESILRDTSPPPKPPLPNRASNPPPLPPKRRSQPGAPAGAAVVGCSSLTSASYAQPHNISLNLDLDCSSNISLLNYGVDRLSVRSRSPDENSQCSFDSALNHSREEEDHQQQQQQQLRSLSKMPTMMDEDMDKMVSYSFVSMREFRTSTQTTDYSIQSSTKSSSSNSEIAFSISESTAVGSSSEYQQISQSVSHSQRHISSSSSSCTTTTTSSSTTTGYGSSSSELEQQQQQQQQQQTTTPAELAPALPPKSTQRSSLTRHESPVVGDELDEALSSSGWASHRSSQSEVAELRQLSPLHHLNHHPHTASAGQLQQWHSKHHSLIEGPRLQLAGSGSCSAFDQRHLDQEPPPLPMKKKHILAYMEICSASTRSIEQHRHTMHACNISRNISHSQTMNIMPMSKELSPELEIPPALPPKNYKQRKATSMVASPTLQPIIVSTPPPSPKPALGENGSTGRPDSRMATVCEELNDAVGSEEAMPEPRSPVLDSNENVSAVDDVRTFYCHSHQLPSEMKMSEDASNADQPITTPQVLEEQEEPTAESRPLVAVHEAGKPENADDEAEVEAEAEAEAERADMLINMLEEVNITRYLILKKREEDGPEVKGGYIDALIVHASRVQKVADNAFCEAFITTFRTFIQPIDVIEKLTHRYTYFFCQVQDNKQKAAKETFALLVRVVNDLTSTDLTSQLLSLLVEFVYQLVCSGQLYLAKLLRNKFVEKVTLYKEPKVYGFVGELGGAGGGPGTGIAGSGGCSAGGGGNQPSLLDLKSLEIAEQMTLLDAELFTKIEIPEVLLFAKDQCEEKSPNLNKFTEHFNKMSYWARSKILRLQDAKEREKHVNKFIKIMKHLRKMNNYNSYLALLSALDSGPIRRLEWQKGITEEVRSFCALIDSSSSFRAYRQALAETNPPCIPYIGLILQDLTFVHVGNQDYLSKGVINFSKRWQQYNIIDNMKRFKKCAYPFRRNERIIRFFDNFKDFMGEEEMWQISEKIKPRGRRPVNY from the exons ATGCCGCAGTTTGATGAATCTTTTTTGAGCGACTGTGCGCTGGCCGACCGCTGGCATTTCTATTCGTACACGGTCAAGCAATTGCCACCGCATCCGAGTCCAAGTCCGAAACCGAATCGGAATCCGTATCCCAGCAGTGCCAGccacgatgatgatgatcagCACCGactccatcatcatcatcataatcatcatAATCATCACCATCACAATCACCATCGTCTTTGGAAGACGCAGCGGCAGTCGTGGTCGCCATGCGACTCCAACAACAATCATAGCCCAAGTAGCAAtagcaactgcagcagcagcagcagcacctgcAACAGCATCAGTGCCACCGGCAACACGTTGCATAGCATCAAATTCCACAGACGTCGCAAATACAAAAAGCTGGCACGATTGGCGCTATCAACGCCAGCGATTCCACTGCagatggatgtggatgtgacCGTGGATAGGGAGTTCGATATGGAGATGGACACACCTGTGCCGCTCAAGAATGCGGTGTGCC ACGGCAGCATCAGTTCTCCATCCACGCCCGGCGCCTGTTCCAGTGGCATCGGAGTGGGCGGTggcggctgcagcagcagcagcaacaacagcatcaaCAGCGGCAGCTACTCCACCGCCTGCACTCCGCCACCACCCACGCACCACCATCACAcgcagcaccagcagctgcaggGCACGCCCGCAGGATCTAGTCGGGTgggaggagcaggtggagcaggtggagcaggtggagcaggTGGTGGAAGTGGAGTGCCACCGGCACCACCCAGTGCCGGATCCTCGGGCCACAAGAACAGTCTGAAGGGCACCAAGCTAGCACGCCGAGCGCGCTCCTTTAAAGACGACCTCATCGAGAAGATTTCCCTGATGCGCACCACCAACAATACTCTGGGTCGCTCCCATTCGCCGCACAGTCCGCGGACCAAGCACGGCTCCAAGGCACCGCCCACCACCGAGGAGGTGCAGCGATCCACCCAAACTCTGGAGACGCACGTCAAGGACATCTCGAACGCGCTCAAGCATTTCCGGGATGTCATACTCAAGAAGAAGCTGGAGGTGTTGCCCGGAAACGGAACGGTCATTCTGGAAACCATAGCCAGCATGTATTCCG TGATCCAAACGTACACCCTGAATGAAAACAGTGCCATCATGAGCTGCGCCACACAGCAGGTTTACCAGAGCCTGGGCAAGCTCATCAAGCTCTGCGACGAGGTGATGCTCTCCGAGGACAGCGGCGAGTGCGCCTCCCTGAGCAACGAGAATGTGCGGGAGGTCATTGATCTTCTGGAGGATGCTGTGCGG AATCTCGTTACGCTGGCGCAGGGCAAACTGAAGGAGCAGGATCAGTGCGCCTTTCGCTATGGTGGATCTGGTTTGGGCGGCATTGGAGCGGCGGCGGAGATCATGGGTGCGGTCACCGCCTCGCCGGGAGTGAGTGTTCCCGGCACTGGCATCATGCGCGTTTCAGCCGCCGAATCAGCTGCCCAGCGAACTTCGTTGCCGGACATTGCACTCACGCCCAAGGAACGCGACATACTGGAGCAGCACAATGTGAATCCCATGCGCGGCTCGCACAGCACCGAAAGCATCCTGCGCGACACGAGTCCACCGCCAAAGCCACCGCTACCCAATAGGGCCAGTAATCCGCCGCCGTTGCCACCCAAGAGACGCAGCCAGCCGGGCGCACCTGCTGGCGCTGCGGTGGTCGGCTGCTCATCGTTGACATCCGCCTCCTACGCCCAGCCCCATAATATCAGCCTGAACTTGGACCTGGACTGCAGTTCCAACATCTCGCTGCTGAACTATGGCGTGGATCG CCTATCTGTGCGGTCGCGGTCACCGGATGAGAATAGTCAGTGCTCCTTTGACTCGGCGTTGAATCACTCACGCGAGGAGGAGgaccaccaacagcaacagcagcagcagctgaggTCGCTCTCGAAGATGCCAACGATGATGGACGAGGACATGGACAAGATGGTCAGCTACA GTTTCGTGTCGATGCGCGAGTTTCGCACTTCCACACAGACGACGGACTACAGCATCCAGTCCTCCACGAAGTCGTCCAGCAGCAATTCGGAGATTGCGTTTAGCATCAGTGAGTCGACGGCGgtcggcagcagcagcgagtaCCAGCAGATTAGCCAGTCGGTGTCGCACAGCCAGCGTCATATATCCTCGAGCAGTAGTAGCtgcaccaccacaaccaccagcagcagcaccaccaccggctatggcagcagcagcagcgaactggagcagcagcagcaacagcagcaacagcagcagacgACGACGCCGGCCGAACTGGCGCCCGCCCTGCCGCCAAAGAGCACCCAACGGAGCAGCCTAACCCGCCACGAGTCGCCCGTTGTTGGCGATGAGCTGGACGAGGCGCTGTCCTCCTCCGGCTGGGCCAGCCACCGGAGCAGCCAGTCAGAGGTGGCCGAGCTGCGCCAACTGTCGCCGCTCCATCACCTCAATCACCATCCGCACACCGCGTCCGCCGGGCAGCTGCAGCAGTGGCACTCGAAGCACCACAGCCTGATCGAGGGACCCCGCCTCCAGCTGGCGGGGAGTGGCAGCTGCAGTGCGTTCGATCAGCGCCACTTGGACCAGGAGCCACCGCCGCTGCCCATGAAGAAGAAGCACA TTCTGGCGTACATGGAAATCTGCTCGGCGTCTACGCGATCCATTGAGCAGCACCGTCACACGATGCACGCCTGCAACATAAGTCGCAACATCTCGCACAGCCAGACCATGAA CATCATGCCCATGAGCAAGGAGCTGTCGCCGGAGCTCGAGATACCGCCTGCCCTGCCGCCAAAGAACTACAAGCAGCGCAAGGCGACAAGCATGGTGGCATCACCCACGCTGCAGCCCATCATTGTGTCCACGCCGCCGCCGAGTCCGAAGCCGGCACTGGGTGAGAATGGGTCGACGGGCAGGCCGGACAGTCGCATGGCCACCGTATGCGAAGAGCTGAACGATGCAGTGGGCAGCGAGGAAGCGATGCCAGAGCCCCGCTCGCCCGTGCTGGACAGCAATGAGAATGTGAGCGCGGTCGATGATGTACGGACGTTCTACTGTCACTCGCATCAGCTGCCCAGTGAGATGAAAATGAGCGAGGACGCGAGCAATGCCGACCAGCCGATAACCACGCCGCAAGTGCttgaggagcaggaggagccaACGGCGGAGTCCCGTCCACTGGTCGCTGTGCACGAGGCGGGTAAGCCAGAGAACGCCGACGATGAAGCGGAGGTcgaggcggaggcggaggcggaggcggagcGAGCGGATATGCTGATCAACATGCTGGAAGAGGTCAACATCACACGGTACCTGATACTCAAGAAGAGAGAGGAGGACGGGCCCGAGGTGAAAGGCGGCTACATCGACGCCCTCATCGTGCACGCCAGCCGTGTGCAGAAGGTCGCCGATAATG CATTCTGCGAGGCCTTCATCACCACCTTTCGCACCTTCATCCAGCCGATCGACGTGATCGAGAAGCTGACCCATCGCTACACATACTTCTTCTGTCAAGTGCAGGACAACAAGCAGAAGGCCGCCAAGGAGACCTTTGCGCTGCTGGTCCGAGTTGTCAACGATCTAAC GTCGACGGATCTTACCAGCCAACTGTTGAGCCTGCTGGTGGAGTTCGTCTATCAGTTGGTATGCTCTGGTCAATTGTACTTGGCCAAGTTGCTGCGCAACAAGTTCGTGGAAAAGGTGACGCTGTACAAGGAGCCCAAGGTGTATGGCTTTGTCGGTGAGTTGGGCGGAGCCGGTGGTGGCCCTGGAACGGGAATCGCTGGCAGTGGTGGATGCAGTGCAGGTGGTGGAGGAAACCAGCCTAGCCTGCTGGACCTCAAGTCGCTGGAGATTGCCGAACAGATGACGCTGCTGGATGCGGAGCTGTTCACGAAGATCGAGATACCCGAAGTATTACTATTTGCCAAAGATCAGTGCGAGGAGAAGTCGCCCAACCTTAACAAATTCACCGAGCACTTCAACAAGATGTCCTACTGGGCGCGCTCCAAAATCCTGCGACTGCAGGATGCCAAGGAGCGGGAGAAGCATGTGAACAAGTTCATCAAAATCATGAAGCATCTACGCAAGATGAACAACTACAACTCGTATCTGGCGCTGTTGTCGGCCCTCGATTCGGGCCCCATTAGAAG ATTGGAGTGGCAAAAGGGCATCACCGAGGAGGTGCGATCCTTCTGCGCCCTCATCGATTCCAGCTCCAGTTTTCGCGCCTATCGACAGGCGCTGGCCGAAACTAATCCGCCCTGCATACCCTACAT CGGCCTAATTCTGCAGGATCTAACGTTTGTGCATGTGGGCAACCAGGACTACCTGTCGAAGGGCGTCATTAACTTCTCTAAGCGCTGGCAGCAGTACAACATAATTGACAACATGAAACGTTTTAAGAAATg TGCCTATCCATTTCGACGCAACGAGCGCATTATACGCTTCTTTGATAACTTCAAGGACTTTATGGGCGAGGAGGAGATGTGGCAGATATCCGAGAAGATAAAGCCACGTGGGCGCCGCCCCGTTAACTATTAG